AATGGTCATTTTTCTTTCTCCTTTTTGTTCTTGAATGGTTTTCTGCAAGGTGGAAATCAAGGTATCCAGATGTTGCCTTTCTCGAGTTAGATACTCCAACTGCCTAGTCAAATGTGGCAATAAATCTTTCCTTTCTTCCTTTAACAGCTCTGCTATTTTTTCTAAAGAAAAGCCAAGATACTTATAATACAGAATAACCTGAAGGCGTTCCAAATCCTCTTGACTATAGGTTCGATAGCCGTTTTCCGACTTTAAGGGGACCAAGAGTCCTATCTTGTCATAGTGGTGCAGAGTCTTGACAGAGACACCTGAAAGCTGCGCAGCTTCTTTGATATGGTACATGATTTCCTCCTTACAAGGATAGTATAACCCCTCCCCTTAGGTCAGAGTCAAGATTTTTTTATAAAAGTTTAACTATTTTTAAATTTGGGGAAGATAATCGGTCTAAGCCATTGTCAAACTTTGACCTATTGTCCTCAGATTCGGAGAATTCCAAGTTAAAAAAAGACTTGAGAATCAACCTCAAGTCTTTTCTTTTTATGGATGGCTTACAATCAATTCTAAATCTGATCCTTCCAAGGTCCAAGCTTCAACATCACTTGGCAAGATAAAATGGCTACCTTTTTGAATTGGATAATCTTTACTATCTACAGTCAATTTTCCTTGACCAGCCAAGACACTAAACAAACTATAGTCAGCTGTCTTTTCAAAGTCCACTTTCCCAGTGATTTCCCACTTGTAAACTGCGAAGAAATCATTAGAAACAAGAAGAGTTGAACGCAGGTCATCTGCTTTGACAGTCACAGGTCGGCTGTTAGCAGGCTCACCAATATTTAAAACATCGATGGATTTTTCAAGGTGAAGCTCGCGCAAGTTGCCATTATCATCCTTACGGTCAAAGTCATAAACTCGGTAGGTGGTATCACTAGACTGTTGCGTTTCAAGGATTAAGATACCTGCACCGATAGCATGCATGGTTCCACTTGGTACATAGAAGAAATCTCCAGCCTTAACAGGAACCTTTGTCAGCAAGGCATCCCAGTTTTTGTCTTCGATTTGCTGGCGGAGTTCTTCTTTAGACTTAGCATTGTGACCGTAAATAATCTCTGAACCTTCATCTGCAGCAATGATATACCAGCACTCTGTTTTTCCGAGTTCACCTTCATGCTCTAGTCCATAAGCATCATCTGGGTGAACTTGAACACTGAGCCAGTCATTGGCATCAAGGATTTTGGTCAAGAGCGGAAATACAGGTTCTGGACGGTTGCCAAACAACTCACGGTGTTCCGCATACAAAGTAGCTAGGTCTGTTCCTTCATAGCGACCATTGGCTACCTTAGACACACCATTTGGGTGAGCTGAGATTGCCCAATACTCACCAATCTTGTCATTTGGTATGTCGTAGCCAAACTCATCACGTAGTTTAGTCCCACCCCAGATTTTTTCTTGCATTACAGAATTTAAAAATAACGGTTCTGACATCTTGATCTCCTGTCTGATTTTTCTCCCTTCATTATAGCAAAAAAAGAGTTCCAGTTGAACTCTTTTTCATATCTTATAAAGTAGGGAGAAGATTTTATAAAAATAGTAACGATATGATTTTCATACTTTCGAAAAATCTACCAGAAACTATTAGTTCACAAGATTTGGAAGAATAAGCACCATAAAGAAAGCTAGAGCAACCATCAGAAAAACGAGGAAATAAGCTAAACATTTAGTCAGCCATGCATAACGACCTGGTTTTAAAGGTCTTTCTACATAGGAATGTTTTGGTTTCTTAGGATCATAATAAACAGTTACCTTTCCTCCAATTGGAAATCGTTCCATTAAAGGTGATTTTGTTAAAGAGATGAAACTATTCCTATAAATCTTGTATCTTAAAACCTGAGGAATTTCCCCATCTTCAAAATTATCCATTTTGACATCAGATACGATTGAACCTAAGGGAGTACTGATTGTATTTGAAATCGCATATAGAAATTTCGGTCCTAAAACCTTGTATTGGTTCCCGTCGACAGTGTACTCAACCACTGGGAGACTAATTCCGTTATAAAGAGCATAGGAATATCGGATAATAACTCCTTCCGTTCTTTCGGTGCATCTCTTGGCATTTCTGTAATTACTAAAGATAAAAATGTCGAACATGAAATAGGTGAAGGCAGCAAAGCCTAACGACATTAAGCCAAATAATAGAAAGAAAGTTGTTGGCATCTTTTTCTCCTTCAAACATGATGATGACTCTATTTTAACAGAAAAGATGGGAGAAAAAAAGACCGGATTGCTCCGATCTTTCAATAGTTCATATTCTCACATTCTGTTTTAAGAATCATTAAGGTTAACTTCAAATGACTAAGCGCCCTTATTTCATTCTATAAAAATCAATGACTAGACCAGCAGGGCCTTCAACTAACAGGGATTCTGTTCCCCAATCCGTTTCACAAGGACCGTGTAAAATCTCGACACCAATCTCTTTTAACCGCTTTTGGTTCTGGTCGACATCCCCAACCTCAATGTGTAGAATGATTCCTGACTGAAAATTTTCCAAAGGAATCAAATGATTTTGGGATAACATGAGACAATGACTGCCAATCGTGAACTGAGCAAAACTGTTATCAACATAGTCCGCCTTTTTATCCAAGATACACTCTAATTCAGCACAGACTTGGGGAACATCTGACACAATAATATCTAATTGATTTAAATTCATTTACTGTCCTCCACAAAAAGACCGGATTGCTCCGATCTTTTAAGTTTCTCTCTAAGAAAATCAATGCATAAAATCTACAATGTTTACTTTTGATTTTCGACGAGAGGAATTATTTAATTGCGCGTGATTGCAATCCTTCTTCTTCCAAGAAGAGGCGGAATGGTACGAGTTCTTCTGCTTCGTATTTTTCCTTGAAGGCTTTAATAGCTTCTTCTGAGTGTTGTTTTGGATCCAACTCAAGTACTTCTACTGGAAGTGGACGGTGTGGTGTGATGTGAGCATCGATAACAACAGTTTTACCTTCTTTGTTCAATTTAACAGCTTCTGCAACAACTGCATCGATGTCTTCGATACGGTCAACTGTAAATCCTACAGCACCTTGCGCTTCAGCGATTTTCGCATAGTCAGCATTAGGGAAGTCACAACCAAATAAGTGTTTGTTTGTGTCTTCGTATTTGTCCTTGATGAAGGCATATTTACCATTTGAGAAGACAACGTTGATAACTGGAAGGTCGTATTGAACGTTTGTGATAACGTCTGGGTAGCACATGTTGAATGCACCGTCACCCATGATGTTCCATACTTGGCGATCTGGATTGTCTTTCTTAGCAGCGATACCACCAGGAAGGGCAATACCCATTGTCGCAAAGAGTGGAGATGTACGCCACATGTTCTTAGGTGTCATGTGAAGGTGACGAGTAGATGTTTGAGTAGTGTCACCTACGTCGATTGAGTAGATAGCGTCTTGATCAGCATGTTTGTTGATTGCATTGTAAACTTGATACAATTGCAATTCACCCTCAGTTTTACCTTCGAGTTTGTTCATGTAATCACGCCAGTTTTGGTTGTTCTTCACGTTTGCACGCCACCATGGAGTAGATTCAACTGGGTTCACTTTGTCGAGGATAGCTTTAGCTGCTTGACCTGCATCACCAAGGATTGAAGCGTCAAGGGCGTGACGTTTACCAAGTTTGTAAGGGTCAATATCCACTTGGATGAATTTTTCAGTGTTCTTGAATGCTTCGTATACTTCAGCAAATGGGAAGTTTGAACCAAGGAAAAGAACTGTGTCTGCTTCAAAGACCACTTCGTTGGCTGGCTTCCAACCAACACGGTAAGCAGAACCTGTCAAACCTTCGTAGTTCCATTCGAAAGCTTCGAAGTTTTTACCAGTTGTGATGATTGGTGCTTTGATTTTACGTGACAATTCAGTGATTACTTCACCAGCTTTCACACCACCGTAACCAGCGTAGATAACTGGACGTTCAGCGTTGTTCAAAATTTCAACAGCTTTGTCGATTTCAACTTCGTTCAAAGCAGGAGCGATGAATGAACGGTCGTATGAACCTGAACCGTAGTATGAGTTTTCGTCGATTTCTTGAAAACCAAAGTTTACTGGAATTTCAACGACAGCTGGACCTTTTTTAGAAACTGCAGCACGGCAAGCTTCGTCAATGACTTTTGGCAATTGTTCTGCGTAAGCTACACGTTTGTTGTAAACAGCGATACCGTTGTACATTGGGTTTTGGTTCAATTCTTGGAAGGCATCCATGTTCAATTCGTTAACTGGACGTGATCCAAGGATAGCAAGGAATGGAGTGTTATCCATAGCTGCATCGTAAACACCGTTGATCAAGTGAGTCGCACCAGGTCCACCTGAACCGACTGCAACACCGATAGATCCGCCAAATTTAGCTTGCATAACCGCTGCAAGAGCACCTGTTTCTTCATGGCGAACTTGCAAGAAACGGATATCTTTGTCTTCAGCCAAAGCGTCCATAAGTGAGCTGAGTGTTCCTGATGGGATACCGTAGATAGTGTCTACGCCCCATGTTTTCAATACGTTGAGCATTGCTGCAGATGCAGTAATTTTCCCTTGAGTCATAATGATAACTCTCCTTCAAAATAATTTCATATATTTACAAAAAACGCTTTTATATGTTATTTGAAAACGATTCAGTAAATTTACACTCCTAATTTATCACATTTGCTTATAGTTTCATAAGAATGTGCTCACAAAACTTCATTCTCTATTACAGTACAGTTTGAAAGCGTTTTGAAAATCTGTTTTAGAATAGCAAAAAAGCGGTTAAGACCGCCTTTTTAATCGACTTTAGTAAAATTAAGCATGAGAGAGCTGATCAGAACAGAGACTGAACTAAAGGCCATGGCCAATCCTGCAAGTTCTGGATTGAGTACCAAACCAAGACCAGAAAACACTCCTGCTGCAATCGGAATACCAATGAGGTTATAGATAGAAGCCCAGAAAAGATTGAGTAGAATACGATTAAAGGTCTTCTTACTCATATCAAAAGCACGTGCCAATCCTAGTAAATTGTTGGTTGTAAGGACAAGATCTGCTGATTCAATGGCAATATCTGTCCCAGAGCCCATGGCAATTCCGACATCAGCTACACTGAGGGCCGGCGCATCATTGATACCATCTCCAACAAAGGCCAATTTGCCATTCTTTTGAAGCTTGTGAATTTCATGTGCCTTTTCCTCTGGCAAGACATTTGCAATCACTTCTTCGATTCCAATTTGCTCTGCAATCGCATGCGCTACTCCAGCATTATCTCCAGTAAGCATGACAGTTCTAAGGCCACGTTTTTTCAATTTGGCAATAGCTTCTCGAGCATTTTCCTTAGGGACATCCTGCAAGGCAATTAAGCCTTTTAACTGACCATCTACGGATAGGAAGACAACTGTTTTTGCTTCTTTCTCCAGCAAATCAAATCGTTCTTGATAATCATGTGGAATAGCAAGATCATCTAAGAGTTTGGCATTCCCCAGCAAGACTTGTTTACTATTAATAATCCCAGTCACACCTTTTCCATGCAAGGCTTGGAAGTTTTCCACTGGGTAAAGGCTAATTCCTAGTTCAGATGCACGATTAACAATAGCTTGAGCTAGCGGGTGTTGAGATACATCTTCCAGTGAAGCAGCCAAACTTAGCACTTCTCTTTCATCACCAATAACATCTGTCACTACTGGCTTCCCTTCGGTCAAGGTTCCTGTCTTATCAAAAACAATGGTTTGGACTTTTTGGATTTCCTGTAAAACTGTACCATTTTTGAGAAGAATCCCCATCTTGGCACTTCGTCCTGTTCCTACCATGAGTGCTGTCGGTGTCGCGAGTCCTAGTGCACAAGGACAGGCAATTATCAAAACTGCTACTCCATAGAGGAGCGACGTCACAAAGCTTTCTCCTAGGAAAACAAACCAGATCCAAAAAGTAAGAAGTCCTAAAATGACAACTGCTGGTACAAAAATCCCTGAAATCTTATCTGTCAAATCTTGAATAGGGGCGCGACTCGTTTGCGCTTTCTTCACAAAGTCCACAATTTGAGCCAACATAGTCTCAGAACCAACTTTTTCAGCTTTAAAGATGATCGTACCACTATTATTGATGGTTGAACCAATGACAGCATCTCCAACTGATTTATCGACTGGAATACTTTCCCCAGTCACCATTGATTCATCAATACTCGTTTCACCTTCTAAGACAATACCATCAACGGCAATTTTTTCACCTGGTCGAACGCGAATGAGATCCCCAACTTTGACTTGTTCTAGAGGTGTTTGAACATAAACATCATCACGCAAAACCTCTGCTGTTTTTGCTTGTAGGTCTAATAATTTTTCAACTGCCTGCGAAGTATTTTTTCGCATTTTTTCCTCAAAAACTGCTCCCAAAAGAATGAAGAAGAGGATAAATGCAGCACTTTCAAAGTAAACGGGCAGACCAGTGAAGAGGGCAACTAAGCTATAGAAATAGGCCACTAGGGTTCCCAGAGCAACCAAGGTATCCATGTTGGAATTGTGCTTTTTAAAACTAGCCCAGGCGCTTCTGATATATGGAACTCCAGCTACCAGCATAATGGGTGTTGTGGCTAAAAAGGTGCCCCAACGCATGACTTGGTGACTAA
The window above is part of the Streptococcus sp. Marseille-Q6470 genome. Proteins encoded here:
- the spxB gene encoding pyruvate oxidase encodes the protein MTQGKITASAAMLNVLKTWGVDTIYGIPSGTLSSLMDALAEDKDIRFLQVRHEETGALAAVMQAKFGGSIGVAVGSGGPGATHLINGVYDAAMDNTPFLAILGSRPVNELNMDAFQELNQNPMYNGIAVYNKRVAYAEQLPKVIDEACRAAVSKKGPAVVEIPVNFGFQEIDENSYYGSGSYDRSFIAPALNEVEIDKAVEILNNAERPVIYAGYGGVKAGEVITELSRKIKAPIITTGKNFEAFEWNYEGLTGSAYRVGWKPANEVVFEADTVLFLGSNFPFAEVYEAFKNTEKFIQVDIDPYKLGKRHALDASILGDAGQAAKAILDKVNPVESTPWWRANVKNNQNWRDYMNKLEGKTEGELQLYQVYNAINKHADQDAIYSIDVGDTTQTSTRHLHMTPKNMWRTSPLFATMGIALPGGIAAKKDNPDRQVWNIMGDGAFNMCYPDVITNVQYDLPVINVVFSNGKYAFIKDKYEDTNKHLFGCDFPNADYAKIAEAQGAVGFTVDRIEDIDAVVAEAVKLNKEGKTVVIDAHITPHRPLPVEVLELDPKQHSEEAIKAFKEKYEAEELVPFRLFLEEEGLQSRAIK
- a CDS encoding DUF3592 domain-containing protein; translation: MPTTFFLLFGLMSLGFAAFTYFMFDIFIFSNYRNAKRCTERTEGVIIRYSYALYNGISLPVVEYTVDGNQYKVLGPKFLYAISNTISTPLGSIVSDVKMDNFEDGEIPQVLRYKIYRNSFISLTKSPLMERFPIGGKVTVYYDPKKPKHSYVERPLKPGRYAWLTKCLAYFLVFLMVALAFFMVLILPNLVN
- a CDS encoding VOC family protein, whose amino-acid sequence is MNLNQLDIIVSDVPQVCAELECILDKKADYVDNSFAQFTIGSHCLMLSQNHLIPLENFQSGIILHIEVGDVDQNQKRLKEIGVEILHGPCETDWGTESLLVEGPAGLVIDFYRMK
- a CDS encoding heavy metal translocating P-type ATPase, whose amino-acid sequence is MTEIVKASLENGVQKIRITAEKGYHPAHIQLQKGIPAEITFHRVTPSNCYKEILFEEEGILEPIAQDEEKVIRFTPQDLGEHEFSCGMKMQKGTYTVVEKTKKSLSLLQRFWITSIFTVPLVILMIGMSTGGISHQVMRWGTFLATTPIMLVAGVPYIRSAWASFKKHNSNMDTLVALGTLVAYFYSLVALFTGLPVYFESAAFILFFILLGAVFEEKMRKNTSQAVEKLLDLQAKTAEVLRDDVYVQTPLEQVKVGDLIRVRPGEKIAVDGIVLEGETSIDESMVTGESIPVDKSVGDAVIGSTINNSGTIIFKAEKVGSETMLAQIVDFVKKAQTSRAPIQDLTDKISGIFVPAVVILGLLTFWIWFVFLGESFVTSLLYGVAVLIIACPCALGLATPTALMVGTGRSAKMGILLKNGTVLQEIQKVQTIVFDKTGTLTEGKPVVTDVIGDEREVLSLAASLEDVSQHPLAQAIVNRASELGISLYPVENFQALHGKGVTGIINSKQVLLGNAKLLDDLAIPHDYQERFDLLEKEAKTVVFLSVDGQLKGLIALQDVPKENAREAIAKLKKRGLRTVMLTGDNAGVAHAIAEQIGIEEVIANVLPEEKAHEIHKLQKNGKLAFVGDGINDAPALSVADVGIAMGSGTDIAIESADLVLTTNNLLGLARAFDMSKKTFNRILLNLFWASIYNLIGIPIAAGVFSGLGLVLNPELAGLAMAFSSVSVLISSLMLNFTKVD
- the manA gene encoding mannose-6-phosphate isomerase, class I gives rise to the protein MSEPLFLNSVMQEKIWGGTKLRDEFGYDIPNDKIGEYWAISAHPNGVSKVANGRYEGTDLATLYAEHRELFGNRPEPVFPLLTKILDANDWLSVQVHPDDAYGLEHEGELGKTECWYIIAADEGSEIIYGHNAKSKEELRQQIEDKNWDALLTKVPVKAGDFFYVPSGTMHAIGAGILILETQQSSDTTYRVYDFDRKDDNGNLRELHLEKSIDVLNIGEPANSRPVTVKADDLRSTLLVSNDFFAVYKWEITGKVDFEKTADYSLFSVLAGQGKLTVDSKDYPIQKGSHFILPSDVEAWTLEGSDLELIVSHP